A section of the Pseudomonas prosekii genome encodes:
- a CDS encoding cation:proton antiporter, producing MFANLLIILASSLVVIALFRRLRLPPVLGYLCVGLMVGPTAFNWVNESEELPDLAELGVVFLLFSLGLEFSLSKMLALRQVVFGLGSLQVLLCATALGGSLILFGMAVTPALLLGAGLALSSTAIVSKELSSLGEIFSSHGQNAIGVLLFQDVVAVLLLTLVPVFAGHGEQVWYLALPLTLGKTVLLFVGLLLASRWLLPRLFQEVAASRSAELFVLLALVIVLLTAWLTHLLGLSPALGAFLAGMLLGESHYRHQIEADIRPFRDILLGLFFVSIGMLIDLQLFASDGLLILGMTLGLLMIKGSVVALLVKWRGSDSETAWRSGLALAQGGEFCFALMAQMQQNQMMPADLGGLLLAATFCSMLVTPLLLRAAPTIAARLHRKPNEEAKLDEITALTATLQGHVVICGYGRVGQSIGRFLHNAQQTYIALDNDPVRVQQATAGDSSVHYGDSRRGELLVAVGLERARLLVIAVDNADIALLVLKEARRCNPSVPILVRTRDDSYSADLKAAGATEVVPELLESSLMLASHALIMLGLPAHQVQERVDQVRHDRYRLLHKFYPGAEDEEN from the coding sequence GTGTTTGCCAACCTGTTGATCATCCTCGCCTCCTCGCTGGTGGTGATTGCCCTGTTTCGCCGTTTGCGTTTGCCGCCGGTGCTGGGCTACCTGTGCGTGGGATTGATGGTCGGGCCGACAGCTTTCAATTGGGTGAACGAAAGTGAAGAACTGCCGGACCTCGCCGAACTCGGCGTGGTGTTCCTGCTGTTCTCGTTGGGGTTGGAGTTTTCGCTGTCGAAGATGCTCGCCCTGCGCCAAGTGGTGTTCGGCCTCGGCAGCTTGCAGGTGCTGCTTTGCGCGACGGCGCTGGGCGGCTCGTTGATCCTCTTCGGCATGGCGGTAACCCCGGCGCTGTTGCTCGGTGCAGGGCTGGCGTTATCGTCGACGGCGATTGTCAGTAAGGAACTGAGCAGCCTTGGCGAGATTTTCAGCAGCCACGGCCAGAATGCGATTGGCGTGTTGCTGTTTCAGGACGTGGTGGCGGTGTTGCTGCTGACTCTGGTTCCGGTGTTCGCCGGTCATGGCGAGCAAGTCTGGTATCTGGCGTTGCCGCTAACCCTGGGCAAAACCGTTCTACTGTTTGTCGGCCTGCTGCTGGCCAGTCGCTGGCTGCTGCCGCGCTTGTTTCAGGAAGTCGCAGCCTCGCGCTCCGCCGAGCTGTTTGTGCTGCTGGCGCTGGTCATCGTGTTGCTGACCGCGTGGCTGACGCACCTGCTCGGACTCTCCCCGGCCCTCGGCGCGTTTCTCGCCGGCATGCTGCTGGGCGAGAGCCACTATCGGCATCAGATCGAGGCCGACATCCGCCCGTTCCGCGACATATTGCTCGGGTTGTTTTTCGTCAGTATCGGCATGTTGATCGACTTGCAGCTGTTTGCCAGCGACGGCCTGCTCATCCTCGGCATGACCCTCGGTCTGCTGATGATCAAGGGTAGCGTCGTCGCGCTGCTGGTGAAATGGCGCGGCAGTGACAGCGAAACCGCTTGGCGCAGTGGTCTGGCATTGGCCCAGGGTGGCGAATTCTGTTTTGCCTTGATGGCGCAAATGCAGCAGAACCAGATGATGCCTGCGGACCTCGGTGGTTTGCTGCTGGCGGCGACGTTCTGCTCGATGCTGGTCACGCCGCTGTTATTGCGCGCCGCACCGACGATCGCCGCACGCCTGCACCGCAAACCCAACGAAGAAGCCAAACTCGATGAAATCACTGCGCTGACTGCAACGCTGCAGGGCCACGTGGTGATTTGTGGTTACGGACGCGTCGGCCAATCCATCGGCCGTTTCCTGCACAACGCGCAACAGACCTACATCGCTTTGGACAACGACCCGGTACGCGTTCAACAAGCCACCGCGGGCGATAGCAGCGTGCATTACGGCGACTCGCGCCGCGGCGAATTGCTCGTCGCTGTCGGTCTGGAGCGCGCGCGGTTGCTGGTTATCGCCGTGGACAATGCTGACATCGCCCTGCTGGTGCTCAAGGAGGCACGCCGCTGCAACCCAAGCGTGCCGATTCTGGTGCGCACCCGCGATGACAGTTATTCGGCCGATTTGAAAGCGGCCGGCGCCACCGAAGTGGTGCCCGAGTTATTGGAGTCGAGCCTGATGCTCGCCTCGCATGCGTTGATCATGCTGGGCCTGCCGGCGCATCAAGTGCAGGAGCGCGTCGATCAGGTCCGGCATGATCGTTATCGCCTGCTGCATAAGTTTTACCCCGGCGCCGAAGATGAAGAAAACTAG
- a CDS encoding phage holin family protein — protein sequence MNIGESGSSATGTSSSPRRLGAAFLGLLHSHVELFGIELQEQKARTVSLLLFAGLALVFALLLLVGLSTLVMIIFWDTYRLAAIIGLCVFYTLAAIFCAMRLKAAIFDESSPFHGTLEELANDRERLLP from the coding sequence ATGAATATCGGCGAATCCGGCTCGTCCGCGACGGGCACAAGCTCCTCACCGCGGCGCCTCGGTGCCGCTTTTCTAGGGTTGCTGCACAGTCATGTCGAGTTGTTCGGCATCGAATTGCAGGAACAGAAAGCACGCACCGTCAGCCTGCTGCTGTTTGCCGGCCTGGCGCTGGTTTTTGCCTTGCTGCTGCTGGTGGGGCTGTCGACGCTGGTGATGATCATTTTCTGGGACACCTATCGTCTGGCCGCAATCATCGGGCTGTGTGTGTTCTACACGCTGGCGGCGATTTTCTGCGCGATGCGCCTGAAAGCGGCGATCTTCGATGAGTCCTCACCCTTCCACGGCACCCTGGAAGAATTGGCCAATGATCGGGAGCGCCTGCTGCCATGA
- a CDS encoding DUF883 family protein codes for MASIKAKTAQEILMNDFQTLVSDTERLLEHTATLAGDQADELREQIHDSLLRARETLKVTEDSLRLRGEAAVAATEEYVQTNPWQSVGIAAGVGFLIGLLATRR; via the coding sequence ATGGCCAGCATCAAGGCAAAGACTGCTCAAGAAATCCTGATGAACGATTTTCAAACCCTGGTCAGCGATACCGAACGGTTGCTGGAACACACGGCGACCCTGGCCGGCGATCAGGCCGACGAGTTGCGCGAGCAGATCCACGACAGCCTGCTGCGTGCCCGCGAAACCTTGAAAGTGACCGAAGATTCCCTGCGCCTGCGCGGTGAGGCTGCCGTCGCTGCTACCGAAGAATACGTTCAGACCAACCCATGGCAATCGGTCGGGATCGCTGCCGGCGTCGGCTTCCTGATTGGCCTTCTGGCCACGCGGCGCTGA
- a CDS encoding EAL domain-containing protein, protein MIDGQPLACFQPFIDTATGRIAGVEALGRLRQADGQLTSVGPLFADPRTPAIALRRLDRQIRDNALSRLHEAPQEWFLSLNMSPRWISRLRPDQALPSLKQLARNGVDPQRIVFEITELGGNSQRLAEVVARYRQAGARIAIDDFGAGYSQLDRVLALQPDILKLDMRLFQAAALGGPSSEVVKALAQMAEKTGCWIIAEGVETEAQLNFALECGSRYVQGFLFARAQTDFFATDAFVEQFAQLRQRYVQRKLVERGQLMLRRRQLVELMAILQDWAQTRAPLHALPQLDAFPWLLRFYQCDRHGTQLTPNLEWRNNCWEADNRYLGHNWSWRPYFYHLLAEGWDERRLTLSNTYRDATSNQYCLTAGQFFDNGERLLLIDIDAAGL, encoded by the coding sequence GTGATCGACGGGCAACCGCTCGCCTGCTTTCAGCCGTTCATCGATACCGCCACCGGCCGTATCGCGGGCGTCGAGGCCTTGGGTCGACTGCGTCAGGCCGATGGCCAACTGACTTCGGTGGGGCCGCTGTTCGCCGACCCACGAACCCCGGCCATCGCCCTGCGCCGCCTCGATCGACAGATTCGTGACAACGCCCTGAGCCGTCTGCACGAAGCTCCGCAGGAATGGTTTCTCAGTCTGAACATGTCACCACGCTGGATCAGCCGCTTGCGTCCGGATCAAGCCTTGCCGAGCCTCAAACAACTGGCGCGCAACGGCGTCGATCCGCAGCGCATCGTTTTCGAAATCACCGAACTCGGCGGCAACAGTCAGCGCCTGGCTGAAGTGGTCGCGCGTTATCGCCAGGCGGGTGCGCGAATTGCCATCGACGATTTCGGCGCCGGTTATTCGCAACTTGATCGAGTGTTGGCGCTGCAACCGGACATTCTCAAACTCGACATGCGCTTGTTTCAAGCTGCCGCACTGGGCGGGCCGAGCAGCGAAGTGGTCAAGGCCCTGGCGCAGATGGCCGAGAAAACCGGTTGCTGGATCATTGCCGAAGGCGTGGAAACCGAAGCGCAACTGAATTTCGCCCTCGAGTGTGGCTCTCGTTACGTGCAAGGCTTTTTGTTTGCCCGCGCGCAAACCGATTTCTTTGCCACCGATGCGTTTGTCGAGCAATTCGCGCAACTGCGCCAACGCTACGTGCAACGCAAACTGGTTGAGCGCGGCCAGCTTATGCTTAGGCGCCGGCAGTTGGTCGAGTTGATGGCAATCCTGCAGGACTGGGCGCAGACCCGCGCGCCACTGCACGCGTTGCCGCAACTGGATGCTTTTCCGTGGCTGCTGCGCTTTTACCAGTGCGACCGCCACGGCACGCAACTGACGCCCAACCTCGAGTGGCGCAACAATTGTTGGGAAGCCGACAACCGCTATCTGGGCCATAACTGGTCGTGGCGGCCGTACTTTTATCACCTGCTCGCCGAAGGTTGGGACGAGCGTCGGCTGACGCTTTCCAACACTTATCGCGATGCCACCAGCAACCAGTATTGCCTGACGGCAGGCCAGTTTTTCGACAATGGCGAACGCTTGCTACTGATCGACATCGACGCCGCCGGCCTGTAG
- a CDS encoding ammonium transporter, whose translation MENLQSAVATLVHSSNTLFILIGAVMVLAMHAGFAFLEVGTVRQKNQVNALSKILSDFAISTLAYFFIGYWISYGVTFMQPAAVLTADHGYGLVKFFFLLTFAAAIPAIISGGIAERARFVPQLCATALIVAFIYPFFEGMIWNGNYGLQAWLLERFGASFHDFAGSVVVHAMGGWLALAAVLLLGPRQGRYRDGRLVAFAPSSIPFLALGSWILIVGWFGFNVMSAQTLQGVSGLVAVNSLMAMVGGTVAALIVGRNDPGFLHNGPLAGLVAICAGSDLMHPVGALVTGVIAGALFVWCFTAAQGKWRIDDVLGVWPLHGLCGVWGGIACGIFGQSALGGLGGVSLISQLIGTSVGVFVALAGGFAVYGTIKALHGLRLSQEEEYYGADLSVHKIGAVSQD comes from the coding sequence ATGGAAAATCTGCAAAGCGCTGTGGCCACGCTGGTCCATAGCTCCAATACGTTGTTCATTCTGATCGGTGCAGTCATGGTGTTGGCCATGCACGCCGGTTTTGCGTTTCTGGAAGTCGGCACGGTGCGCCAGAAAAACCAGGTCAATGCCTTGTCGAAGATCCTCAGCGACTTTGCCATTTCGACCTTGGCCTATTTCTTTATAGGCTACTGGATTTCCTACGGCGTGACTTTCATGCAACCGGCGGCGGTGCTCACTGCCGATCACGGCTATGGACTGGTGAAGTTCTTTTTCCTGCTGACCTTCGCTGCGGCGATCCCGGCGATCATTTCCGGGGGCATCGCCGAGCGTGCACGCTTCGTTCCGCAATTGTGCGCGACGGCGCTGATCGTTGCGTTCATCTACCCATTTTTCGAAGGCATGATCTGGAACGGCAACTACGGTTTGCAAGCCTGGTTGCTCGAACGCTTCGGCGCCAGTTTTCATGACTTCGCCGGCTCGGTGGTGGTGCACGCCATGGGCGGTTGGCTGGCGCTGGCGGCCGTGCTGTTGCTGGGGCCACGGCAAGGACGTTATCGCGACGGGCGACTGGTGGCGTTCGCGCCGTCGAGTATTCCATTCCTGGCGCTGGGCTCGTGGATTCTGATTGTCGGCTGGTTCGGCTTCAACGTGATGAGCGCGCAAACCCTGCAAGGCGTCAGCGGCCTGGTGGCGGTGAACTCGCTGATGGCCATGGTCGGCGGCACCGTCGCGGCGTTGATCGTCGGCCGCAATGACCCCGGTTTCTTGCACAACGGCCCGCTGGCCGGGCTGGTAGCAATCTGCGCCGGTTCCGACCTGATGCACCCGGTCGGCGCACTGGTCACCGGCGTAATCGCCGGGGCATTGTTTGTCTGGTGCTTCACCGCCGCTCAGGGCAAATGGCGTATCGACGATGTTCTCGGCGTCTGGCCGTTGCACGGTTTGTGCGGCGTCTGGGGCGGGATTGCCTGCGGCATTTTCGGTCAATCGGCGTTGGGCGGATTGGGCGGCGTCAGCCTGATCAGCCAGTTGATCGGCACCTCGGTCGGCGTATTCGTGGCGTTGGCCGGCGGTTTTGCGGTGTACGGCACGATCAAGGCATTGCATGGTTTGCGCCTGAGTCAGGAAGAGGAGTATTACGGCGCGGATTTGTCGGTGCACAAGATCGGCGCGGTGAGCCAGGACTAG